From the genome of Nocardia sp. NBC_01503, one region includes:
- a CDS encoding YbaB/EbfC family nucleoid-associated protein, with protein MSAEMDALVNGVTNQLEALETALAGLRGVRGRFTSADRSVSAEVDGDGALTGLWLAESVTTRPPAEVAQLILWASREAAARATAQRAEVLAGLNESLAPGNVGGDPDSAQGDH; from the coding sequence ATGAGCGCCGAAATGGACGCGCTGGTCAACGGCGTCACCAACCAGTTGGAAGCGCTCGAAACCGCCCTCGCCGGACTGCGCGGAGTGCGCGGCAGATTCACCAGTGCGGACCGTTCGGTCAGCGCCGAAGTGGACGGCGACGGCGCGCTCACCGGACTCTGGTTGGCCGAATCGGTGACCACCCGCCCGCCCGCGGAAGTCGCCCAATTGATCCTCTGGGCGTCCCGCGAAGCCGCCGCGCGCGCCACCGCGCAACGCGCCGAAGTCCTTGCCGGATTGAACGAGTCCCTCGCCCCGGGAAATGTTGGGGGCGACCCGGATAGTGCCCAGGGCGACCACTAG
- a CDS encoding primosomal protein, which yields MASGDIVPIALGLTKGDLVTLWAPRWRDGDDEWQAFLGHEEDLYGFDSVAELAAFIRTNAENDLVDHPAWKIIAGLSAAELEPEEQFVFDLVGVPELAADDPDPEIISELEETLEMVRNIGDVCELDVVNKFFGSHPVLGALATGVSTFAGKEGEELWDSIGAAINKDWDAVLDAIDSVVEIPEVDADAVAVAEAELLAAEENIVDAEDAADTDEDIEPVDLNAEDEDEDEELSFWHEVGIDPVKIVTSEGTWFTLRCYVDDEPIFLGKDGSITVFGSERALARYLADDHEHDLARVSTYGEIQTAAIDGGLEVEVDEENVYVLPGLADDLAEGPQAVDTDQLDLAVELFTDAADYAEEDNVETALAVSSPLGWYVSYLLNPDPSRMAPNPPFKAEADAWRALEETFESRLSKA from the coding sequence ATGGCTTCTGGAGACATCGTCCCGATCGCGCTCGGCCTGACCAAAGGCGATCTCGTCACCCTGTGGGCACCGCGCTGGCGCGACGGCGATGATGAGTGGCAGGCATTCCTCGGCCACGAGGAGGACCTCTACGGTTTCGACTCCGTAGCGGAGCTGGCCGCTTTCATCCGAACCAATGCCGAGAACGATCTCGTCGACCACCCCGCGTGGAAGATCATCGCTGGTCTGTCGGCCGCCGAACTGGAGCCGGAGGAGCAGTTCGTCTTCGATCTGGTCGGCGTGCCCGAGCTCGCCGCCGACGATCCGGATCCGGAGATAATCTCCGAACTCGAGGAGACCCTCGAGATGGTCCGCAATATCGGTGACGTCTGCGAGCTCGATGTCGTCAACAAGTTCTTCGGTTCGCATCCGGTGCTGGGCGCCCTGGCCACCGGGGTGAGCACCTTCGCCGGCAAGGAGGGCGAGGAGCTGTGGGACTCCATCGGCGCGGCCATCAACAAGGATTGGGACGCGGTGCTCGACGCCATCGACTCGGTGGTGGAGATCCCGGAGGTCGACGCGGACGCGGTGGCGGTCGCCGAGGCGGAACTGCTTGCGGCGGAGGAGAACATCGTCGACGCCGAGGATGCCGCCGATACCGATGAGGATATCGAGCCGGTCGACCTCAACGCGGAAGACGAGGACGAAGACGAGGAGCTGTCGTTCTGGCATGAGGTCGGTATCGACCCGGTCAAGATCGTCACCTCCGAGGGCACCTGGTTCACGCTGCGCTGCTATGTGGACGATGAGCCGATCTTCCTCGGCAAGGACGGGTCCATCACGGTCTTCGGCTCCGAGCGCGCACTGGCCCGCTACCTCGCCGACGATCATGAGCACGATCTCGCACGGGTGAGCACCTACGGCGAGATCCAGACCGCCGCGATCGACGGTGGGCTGGAGGTCGAGGTGGACGAGGAGAACGTGTACGTACTGCCCGGCCTGGCCGACGATCTGGCCGAGGGACCGCAGGCGGTGGATACCGATCAGCTCGACCTGGCGGTCGAATTGTTCACCGACGCAGCCGATTACGCCGAAGAGGACAATGTCGAGACCGCCCTGGCCGTCTCGTCGCCGCTCGGCTGGTACGTCTCGTACCTGCTGAACCCGGACCCGAGCCGGATGGCCCCGAACCCGCCGTTCAAGGCCGAGGCCGATGCCTGGCGCGCACTGGAAGAGACTTTCGAAAGCCGCCTGAGTAAGGCGTAG
- a CDS encoding adenosine deaminase — protein MTGPTPLTLASIRQAPKAVLHDHLDGGLRPATVLELARDCGYDQLPAGDAETLGNWFRDAADSGSLERYLETFAHTVAVMQTPEGLRRVARECAEDLAADGVVYAEVRFAPEQHLENGLTLDEVVEYTIEGFREGEALAAVAGTPIRVVCLLTAMRHAARSREIAELTVRWRDRGVGGFDIAGAEAGYPPTRHLDAFEYMRANNAHFTIHAGEAFGLPSIHEALAFCGCDRLGHGVRITDDITDSADGPTLGLVANYVRDMRIPLELCPSSNVQTGAVPSLDKHPFDLLARLRFRVTVNTDNRLMSDTSMSEEMYKLAQTFGYGWSDLERFTINAMKSAFIPFPERLRIIDEVIKPGYAVLLG, from the coding sequence ATGACTGGACCGACGCCCCTCACTCTCGCTTCGATCCGCCAGGCGCCGAAGGCGGTCCTGCACGATCACTTGGACGGCGGCCTGCGCCCGGCGACCGTACTGGAGCTGGCTCGCGACTGCGGTTACGACCAGTTACCCGCCGGTGACGCCGAAACCCTCGGCAATTGGTTCCGCGACGCGGCCGACAGCGGGTCGCTGGAACGCTATCTGGAGACCTTCGCGCACACCGTCGCCGTCATGCAGACCCCGGAGGGCCTGCGGCGGGTGGCCCGCGAATGCGCCGAAGACCTCGCCGCCGACGGTGTCGTCTACGCCGAGGTGCGCTTCGCACCCGAACAGCACCTCGAGAACGGGCTGACCCTGGACGAGGTGGTCGAGTACACCATCGAGGGTTTCCGCGAGGGCGAGGCGCTGGCCGCCGTGGCCGGAACCCCGATTCGGGTGGTCTGCCTGCTCACCGCCATGCGGCATGCCGCGCGCTCGCGGGAGATCGCCGAACTCACCGTGCGCTGGCGCGATCGCGGTGTCGGCGGCTTCGATATCGCGGGCGCGGAGGCCGGATACCCTCCCACCCGGCATCTGGACGCGTTCGAGTACATGCGAGCCAATAACGCGCACTTCACGATTCACGCGGGCGAGGCGTTCGGGCTGCCGTCCATCCATGAGGCCCTTGCCTTCTGCGGTTGCGATCGGCTCGGGCACGGGGTGCGCATCACCGACGACATCACCGATTCGGCGGACGGCCCCACATTGGGTCTGGTCGCGAATTACGTGCGGGACATGCGAATTCCGCTCGAACTGTGTCCGTCGTCGAATGTACAGACCGGTGCGGTGCCCTCACTGGACAAGCATCCCTTCGATCTGCTTGCGCGCCTTCGCTTCCGGGTTACCGTCAATACCGACAACCGGTTGATGAGCGATACCAGTATGAGCGAGGAGATGTACAAACTCGCCCAGACCTTCGGCTACGGCTGGAGCGATCTCGAGCGCTTCACCATCAATGCCATGAAGTCGGCGTTCATCCCGTTCCCGGAGCGGTTGCGCATTATCGACGAGGTCATCAAGCCGGGCTACGCGGTACTGCTGGGCTGA
- a CDS encoding excalibur calcium-binding domain-containing protein, whose amino-acid sequence MKHRSDFRLRASVVACLGAIACTAILPAVASAEPRINNTPPPSTTQSAPYPYYVNCEQVRARGKAPLLAGQPGYTRQLDPDGNGVACGY is encoded by the coding sequence GTGAAGCATAGAAGCGATTTCCGATTACGAGCGTCGGTGGTGGCTTGTCTGGGCGCGATCGCGTGTACGGCAATACTTCCCGCTGTCGCCTCCGCCGAGCCGAGGATCAACAACACCCCTCCGCCCAGCACCACGCAGTCCGCCCCGTACCCGTACTACGTCAACTGTGAGCAGGTGCGCGCCCGGGGCAAGGCGCCGCTGCTGGCCGGGCAACCCGGGTATACGCGGCAGCTGGATCCGGACGGGAATGGCGTCGCCTGCGGGTACTGA
- a CDS encoding thymidine phosphorylase → MSVHSAVSVITTKRDGGELSDAQIDWVVDAFTRGEVADEQMSALAMAILLRGMTRRETARWTAAMLDSGKRLDFSDLPRPTVDKHSTGGVGDKLTLPLSPLVAACGAAVPQLSGRGLGHTGGTLDKLEAIPGWQADISVDRMREILADPAIGAVVCAAGADLAPADKRLYALRDVTGTVESIPLIASSIMSKKIAEGTGALVLDVKVGRGAFLKRLDQARELATAMVELGTDAGVRTVALLTAMDTPLGRTAGNALEVAESLEVLAGGGPADVVELTLTLAREMLVLAGIDGIDPADALADGRAMDHWRAMIAAQGGDPDAPLPRARHTETLVAPASGTLTRLDALDIGIAAWQLGAGRTRQGDSVQAGAGIEMHVKPGDPITAGHPLLTLHTDTPETIPTALETLRPAFTIGDTPANPTPLVLDRITAS, encoded by the coding sequence ATGAGTGTGCATTCGGCGGTCTCGGTGATCACGACCAAGCGCGACGGCGGGGAACTCAGCGACGCGCAGATCGATTGGGTGGTGGACGCGTTCACCCGCGGGGAAGTCGCGGATGAACAGATGTCCGCGCTGGCCATGGCGATTCTGCTGCGCGGTATGACGCGGCGCGAGACCGCGCGCTGGACCGCCGCCATGCTCGACTCCGGAAAGCGGCTGGACTTCAGCGATCTGCCGCGGCCCACGGTCGACAAGCATTCGACCGGCGGCGTGGGGGACAAGCTCACTCTGCCGCTGTCGCCCCTGGTGGCGGCATGTGGCGCGGCCGTCCCACAGCTGTCCGGCCGCGGATTGGGCCATACCGGCGGCACTTTGGACAAACTCGAGGCGATTCCGGGCTGGCAGGCCGACATCTCGGTCGACCGCATGCGTGAGATCCTCGCCGATCCCGCCATCGGCGCGGTGGTCTGCGCCGCCGGAGCCGACCTCGCGCCCGCGGACAAACGCCTCTACGCACTGCGTGATGTGACCGGAACCGTCGAATCCATCCCTCTGATCGCCAGCTCCATCATGAGCAAGAAGATCGCCGAGGGCACCGGTGCGCTGGTCCTGGATGTGAAGGTGGGGCGCGGCGCGTTCCTGAAGCGCCTCGACCAGGCCCGCGAATTGGCCACCGCCATGGTCGAACTCGGCACCGATGCGGGCGTGCGAACCGTGGCGCTGCTCACGGCCATGGACACCCCACTCGGCCGTACCGCCGGAAACGCCCTGGAAGTGGCGGAATCGCTGGAGGTCCTGGCGGGCGGCGGCCCCGCCGATGTGGTCGAGCTGACCCTGACCCTGGCCCGGGAAATGCTGGTACTGGCCGGAATCGACGGCATCGACCCCGCCGACGCCCTCGCCGACGGCCGTGCCATGGACCACTGGCGAGCCATGATCGCCGCCCAGGGCGGCGACCCCGACGCACCCCTGCCCCGCGCCCGGCACACCGAAACCCTCGTCGCCCCGGCCTCGGGCACTCTCACCCGCCTCGACGCCCTCGATATCGGCATAGCCGCCTGGCAGTTGGGCGCGGGCCGTACCCGCCAAGGAGATTCGGTCCAGGCGGGCGCGGGCATCGAAATGCACGTGAAGCCCGGCGACCCCATCACCGCGGGCCACCCCCTCCTGACCCTGCACACCGACACCCCCGAAACCATCCCCACCGCTCTGGAGACCCTCCGCCCCGCCTTCACCATCGGTGATACCCCCGCGAACCCCACCCCCCTTGTCCTGGACCGCATCACCGCCTCGTGA
- a CDS encoding cytidine deaminase: MSEIAWNVLRGKAFEVMQNAYAPYSRFPVGAAALTADGRVVSGCNVENISYGLGLCAECVLVGNLISSGGGRLRAVSVCDSRGEILMPCGRCRQLLYEHGGADALIDHRGAPMPLSALLPDAFGPDDLEAGQQ; the protein is encoded by the coding sequence ATGTCGGAAATTGCCTGGAATGTGCTGCGCGGCAAAGCATTTGAAGTCATGCAAAACGCCTATGCGCCCTACTCCAGATTCCCCGTCGGGGCCGCTGCTCTCACCGCTGACGGTCGCGTGGTGAGCGGCTGCAATGTGGAAAATATCTCATACGGTTTGGGGCTCTGCGCCGAATGTGTACTGGTCGGTAACTTGATTTCGTCCGGTGGCGGGCGATTGCGGGCGGTCTCGGTCTGCGATTCCCGCGGCGAAATCCTGATGCCCTGCGGACGCTGCCGGCAGCTGCTCTACGAACACGGCGGGGCCGACGCCCTCATCGACCACAGGGGTGCGCCGATGCCACTGAGCGCACTCCTGCCCGACGCCTTCGGACCCGACGACCTGGAAGCCGGACAGCAGTAG
- the sdhC gene encoding succinate dehydrogenase, cytochrome b556 subunit, translating to MTTLEAPAKPKRTLYRGDPGMWSWALHRITGVTIFFFLFVHVLDTALVRVSPDTYDQAIETYKNPVVALMEMGLVVCVLFHAFNGIRVILVDFWSKGPRYQRQMLWIVLTIWILVAGAGIGRQLFYLLTN from the coding sequence ATGACCACGCTAGAAGCTCCGGCCAAGCCGAAGCGGACTCTGTACCGAGGCGACCCCGGCATGTGGTCCTGGGCTCTGCACCGCATCACCGGCGTGACGATCTTCTTCTTCCTGTTCGTCCACGTTCTGGATACCGCCCTGGTGCGCGTCAGCCCGGACACCTATGACCAGGCGATCGAGACCTACAAGAACCCTGTCGTCGCCCTGATGGAGATGGGTCTCGTTGTCTGCGTGCTGTTCCACGCGTTCAACGGCATCCGCGTCATCCTGGTCGACTTCTGGTCCAAGGGACCCCGCTACCAGCGGCAGATGCTCTGGATCGTGCTCACGATCTGGATTCTCGTTGCGGGCGCCGGCATCGGCCGCCAGCTCTTCTACCTGCTGACGAATTGA
- a CDS encoding succinate dehydrogenase hydrophobic membrane anchor subunit → MTAPVLGKSYDRPASLDAPRAPRRQGGNNFEKYAWLFMRFSGLLLVILVIGHMTIMLMLDGGVHRLNFAFVAGRWASPFWQIWDLTMLWLAQLHGGNGLRTVIDDYARKDSTRFWLKTALVVSMILVMATGTYVIFTFDPNIS, encoded by the coding sequence ATGACCGCACCTGTTCTCGGTAAGTCCTACGACCGCCCCGCCAGCCTGGACGCGCCCCGCGCCCCGCGGCGTCAGGGCGGCAACAACTTCGAGAAGTACGCGTGGCTGTTCATGCGCTTCTCCGGCCTGCTGCTCGTCATCCTGGTCATCGGCCATATGACGATCATGCTGATGCTGGACGGCGGCGTGCACCGGCTCAACTTCGCCTTCGTCGCGGGTCGCTGGGCCTCGCCGTTCTGGCAGATCTGGGATCTGACCATGCTGTGGCTGGCGCAGCTGCACGGCGGTAACGGTCTGCGGACCGTCATCGACGATTACGCGCGCAAGGACTCCACCCGCTTCTGGCTGAAGACCGCGCTGGTCGTCTCCATGATTCTCGTCATGGCGACCGGTACATACGTGATCTTCACCTTCGACCCCAACATCAGTTAG
- the sdhA gene encoding succinate dehydrogenase flavoprotein subunit encodes MQEHRYDVVIVGAGGAGMRAAIESGPRVRTAVLTKLYPTRSHTGAAQGGMCAALANVEEDNWEWHTFDTVKGGDYLVDQDAAEIMAKEAIDAVMDLEKMGLPFNRTPEGKIDQRRFGGHTRDHGKAPVRRACYAADRTGHMILQTLYQNCVKHDVEFYNEFYVLDLVMTDSERGPIATGVVAYELATGQLHIFHAKSIIFATGGSGRMYKTTSNAHTLTGDGMAIVFRKGLPLEDMEFHQFHPTGLAGLGILISEAVRGEGGILRNASGERFMERYAPTIKDLAPRDIVARSMVLEVAEGRGGGPNKDYVFIDVTHLGEDVLEEKLPDITEFARTYLGVDPVKEPVPVMPTCHYVMGGIPTRIRGEVLRNNTDVVPGLYAAGECACVSVHGSNRLGTNSLLDINVFGRRAGIAAAEYAQRTEFVEMPENPAQMVQDWLALILSDHGNERVADIRGELQATMDANAGVFRTEDTLKQVLTDIHGFKDRYTRITVQDKGMRYNSDLLEAVELGFLLELAEVTVVGALNRKESRGGHAREDYPDRDDTNYMRHTMAYKTGPELISDIRLDYKPVVQTRYEPMERKY; translated from the coding sequence ATTCAGGAGCACCGCTACGACGTCGTCATCGTCGGAGCCGGTGGCGCGGGTATGCGCGCGGCAATCGAGTCCGGACCCCGCGTCCGCACCGCTGTCCTGACCAAGCTCTACCCGACCCGCAGCCACACCGGCGCGGCGCAGGGCGGTATGTGCGCCGCGCTCGCGAACGTGGAAGAGGACAACTGGGAGTGGCACACCTTCGACACCGTCAAGGGTGGTGACTACCTGGTCGACCAGGACGCCGCGGAGATCATGGCCAAGGAGGCCATCGACGCGGTGATGGACCTCGAGAAGATGGGTCTGCCGTTCAACCGGACCCCCGAGGGCAAGATCGACCAGCGCCGCTTCGGTGGCCACACCCGTGACCACGGCAAGGCCCCCGTGCGCCGCGCCTGCTACGCCGCCGACCGCACCGGGCACATGATCCTGCAGACGCTGTACCAGAACTGCGTCAAGCACGACGTGGAGTTCTACAACGAGTTCTACGTGCTCGACCTGGTCATGACCGATTCCGAGCGCGGCCCGATCGCGACCGGCGTGGTGGCGTACGAGCTGGCCACCGGTCAGCTGCACATCTTCCACGCCAAGTCGATCATCTTCGCCACCGGTGGTTCGGGTCGTATGTACAAGACCACCTCCAATGCCCACACCCTCACCGGTGACGGCATGGCGATCGTGTTCCGCAAGGGACTTCCGCTGGAGGACATGGAGTTCCACCAGTTCCATCCGACGGGCCTCGCGGGTCTGGGCATCCTCATCTCCGAGGCGGTCCGCGGCGAGGGCGGCATTCTGCGTAACGCGTCGGGCGAACGATTCATGGAGCGCTACGCCCCCACCATCAAGGACCTCGCGCCGCGTGACATCGTCGCCCGCTCGATGGTCCTGGAAGTGGCCGAGGGTCGCGGCGGCGGCCCGAACAAGGATTACGTCTTCATCGACGTGACCCACCTCGGCGAGGACGTGCTCGAGGAGAAGCTCCCCGACATCACCGAGTTCGCCCGCACCTACCTGGGCGTGGACCCGGTCAAGGAGCCGGTGCCGGTCATGCCGACCTGCCACTACGTCATGGGCGGCATCCCGACCCGCATCCGCGGTGAGGTGCTGCGCAACAACACCGATGTGGTGCCCGGCCTGTACGCCGCCGGTGAGTGCGCGTGCGTCTCGGTGCACGGCTCCAACCGCCTCGGCACCAACTCGCTGCTGGACATCAATGTGTTCGGTCGCCGCGCCGGTATCGCCGCCGCCGAGTACGCCCAGCGCACCGAGTTCGTCGAGATGCCGGAGAACCCGGCGCAGATGGTGCAGGACTGGCTGGCGCTGATCCTGTCCGATCACGGCAACGAGCGCGTCGCCGACATCCGCGGCGAACTGCAGGCCACCATGGATGCCAACGCGGGCGTGTTCCGCACCGAGGACACCCTCAAGCAGGTCCTCACCGATATCCACGGCTTCAAGGATCGCTACACCCGGATCACCGTGCAGGACAAGGGCATGCGCTACAACAGCGACCTGCTCGAGGCCGTCGAGCTCGGCTTCCTGCTGGAGCTGGCCGAGGTCACCGTGGTGGGTGCGCTGAACCGTAAGGAATCGCGCGGCGGCCACGCTCGCGAGGACTACCCGGACCGCGACGACACCAACTACATGCGGCACACCATGGCCTACAAGACGGGCCCGGAGCTGATCTCCGATATCCGTCTCGACTACAAGCCGGTGGTGCAGACCCGTTACGAGCCGATGGAGCGTAAGTACTGA
- a CDS encoding succinate dehydrogenase iron-sulfur subunit, translating to MTATLDKAAPQKPAPVPNGSTMITVKIARFNPENDLGNHWEEFRVPVLPTDRFLNVLLYIKSYLDGTLTFRRSCAHGVCGSDAMRINGVNRLACKVLMKDMLPKNGKELTMTVEPIRGLPVEKDLVVDMEPFFDAFKAVKPYLITTGNEPTRERIQSQHDRARFDDTTKCILCACCTTSCPVYWSDGSYFGPAAIVNAHRFIFDSRDEAARERLDILNDVEGVWRCRTTFNCTDACPRGIEVTKAIQEVKRALLFAR from the coding sequence ATGACTGCCACACTCGACAAGGCGGCTCCCCAGAAGCCTGCGCCCGTGCCCAACGGCTCGACCATGATCACGGTCAAGATCGCGCGCTTCAACCCGGAGAACGATCTCGGTAACCACTGGGAAGAGTTCCGCGTCCCGGTGCTGCCGACCGACCGGTTCCTGAACGTGCTGCTCTACATCAAGTCCTACCTGGACGGCACGCTCACCTTCCGTCGCTCGTGCGCGCACGGCGTCTGTGGTTCGGACGCGATGCGCATCAACGGCGTGAACCGGCTGGCCTGCAAGGTCCTCATGAAGGACATGCTGCCCAAGAACGGCAAAGAGCTGACCATGACGGTCGAACCGATCCGCGGCCTGCCCGTGGAGAAGGACCTCGTCGTGGATATGGAGCCGTTCTTCGACGCGTTCAAGGCGGTGAAGCCGTACCTGATCACCACGGGTAACGAGCCCACCCGCGAGCGCATCCAGTCCCAGCACGACCGCGCGCGCTTCGATGACACCACCAAGTGCATCCTGTGCGCCTGCTGCACCACCTCCTGCCCCGTGTACTGGAGTGACGGCAGCTACTTCGGCCCGGCCGCGATCGTGAACGCGCACCGCTTCATCTTCGACAGCCGTGACGAGGCCGCGCGTGAGCGCCTGGACATCCTCAACGATGTCGAGGGTGTGTGGCGCTGCCGCACCACCTTCAACTGCACCGACGCGTGTCCCCGTGGCATCGAGGTCACCAAGGCGATCCAGGAAGTCAAGCGCGCCCTGCTGTTCGCGCGGTAG
- a CDS encoding PadR family transcriptional regulator, producing the protein MTASPQFKRSPLALALLGILHMEPMHPYAIQRRIKDWGKDKVVNVGQRAALYKTIARLQEAGLVAVRETGRDQQYPERTVYEITDAGRAAFHAWLTEMVARPRNEFPEFPAALSFLMLLGPDQARIELERRAQAIRDRIAEIDSDAAQSAQIGLPRIVSLEDEYQRAVAEAELRWLQGVIADLEAGTLTWSWESLAAFAAP; encoded by the coding sequence ATGACAGCATCGCCGCAGTTCAAACGCTCGCCCCTGGCGCTGGCGCTGCTCGGCATCCTGCATATGGAGCCGATGCACCCCTACGCCATCCAGCGCCGCATCAAGGACTGGGGCAAGGACAAAGTGGTGAACGTGGGCCAGCGGGCCGCGCTGTACAAGACCATCGCGCGCCTGCAGGAGGCCGGACTGGTGGCGGTCCGTGAGACCGGTCGCGATCAGCAGTATCCCGAGCGCACCGTCTACGAGATCACCGATGCGGGCCGCGCCGCCTTCCATGCCTGGCTCACCGAGATGGTCGCCCGGCCGCGCAACGAATTCCCCGAATTCCCCGCGGCCCTGTCGTTCCTGATGCTCCTCGGCCCGGATCAGGCCAGGATCGAGCTCGAACGCCGCGCGCAGGCCATCCGTGACCGCATCGCCGAAATCGACTCCGACGCAGCACAATCCGCGCAGATCGGCCTGCCTCGCATCGTCAGCCTGGAAGACGAATACCAGCGCGCCGTCGCCGAAGCCGAACTCCGTTGGCTACAAGGCGTTATCGCGGATCTCGAGGCGGGAACACTCACCTGGTCCTGGGAATCCCTGGCCGCCTTCGCCGCTCCCTGA
- a CDS encoding phenylalanine 4-monooxygenase, with protein MFTEAQLYSPVTQGADGDVMVHLSDEHPGVHDPEYRTRRNAIAALALDYRPGGPVPQIDYTDAEQQVWRIVSAELARKRKQYASAEVIEAAERLDLPTDHIPQLDEVTSKLFPRTEFRYAPAAGLVPLREFFGSFSERIFHSTQYIRHHSAPLYTPEPDAVHEILGHANQLASPRFAAIYETVGAAVNRLTTDRALKFLADVFWFSMEFGVVREHGEIRCYGAGLLSSFGEIEEFREARLRPLDIREMGTAVYDITHYQPILYCAESIAEIEDVVGDFFATVDDEVVAELTGQPV; from the coding sequence ATGTTCACCGAGGCTCAGCTGTACTCGCCGGTCACCCAGGGTGCCGACGGTGATGTGATGGTGCACCTGAGTGACGAGCATCCCGGCGTGCATGATCCGGAGTATCGGACCCGCCGTAATGCGATTGCCGCTCTGGCACTGGATTACCGGCCGGGCGGGCCGGTACCGCAGATCGACTACACCGATGCGGAACAGCAGGTGTGGCGGATCGTATCCGCCGAATTGGCGCGCAAACGCAAGCAGTACGCGAGCGCGGAGGTCATCGAGGCGGCCGAACGGCTGGACCTGCCCACAGATCACATTCCGCAGCTCGACGAGGTGACCTCGAAGCTGTTCCCGCGCACCGAGTTCCGTTACGCACCCGCGGCCGGGCTGGTGCCCTTGCGCGAGTTCTTCGGATCGTTCTCGGAGCGAATCTTCCACTCCACCCAGTACATTCGCCATCACTCGGCTCCGCTGTACACCCCGGAACCGGATGCCGTGCACGAAATCCTCGGCCACGCCAATCAATTGGCGAGTCCACGCTTCGCCGCCATCTACGAGACGGTCGGCGCGGCGGTGAACCGGCTCACCACCGATCGGGCACTGAAGTTCCTGGCCGATGTGTTCTGGTTCTCGATGGAGTTCGGCGTTGTCCGCGAGCACGGTGAAATCCGTTGTTACGGAGCGGGTCTGCTCTCCTCGTTCGGGGAGATCGAGGAGTTCCGCGAAGCGCGGTTGCGGCCCTTGGATATTCGCGAGATGGGCACCGCCGTCTACGACATCACGCACTATCAGCCGATTCTGTACTGTGCGGAGTCGATCGCCGAGATCGAGGATGTGGTGGGCGATTTCTTCGCGACCGTGGATGACGAGGTGGTGGCGGAGCTGACGGGACAGCCGGTCTAG
- a CDS encoding acyl-CoA-like ligand-binding transcription factor encodes MSAESTNALLSGEPAGRARPSLRERKKERTRRTIRTEAFRLFREQGYTETTVEQIAEAADVSPSTFFRYFPSKEELVLADDLDPPMIQAIDRQPPGKPILAAIRDATIDAFGEIDPETFEFERERVALVYSVPELRGAVTREFERNIALMSGIVARRLGRDEEDFEVRALVGALTGAMFALIGREPFSQQQIVRVIDFLESGMRI; translated from the coding sequence ATGTCGGCTGAGTCCACCAACGCATTGCTTTCCGGAGAGCCCGCGGGCCGGGCCAGGCCCAGCCTGCGGGAACGGAAGAAGGAACGCACTCGGCGCACCATTCGCACCGAGGCGTTCCGCCTTTTCCGGGAACAGGGCTACACCGAGACCACGGTCGAGCAGATCGCGGAGGCCGCCGACGTCTCGCCGAGTACGTTCTTCCGTTACTTCCCCTCGAAAGAGGAGTTGGTGCTCGCCGACGACCTGGACCCGCCGATGATCCAGGCCATCGACCGCCAGCCACCGGGTAAGCCGATCCTGGCCGCCATCCGCGATGCCACCATTGATGCCTTCGGTGAGATCGACCCGGAGACCTTCGAATTCGAGCGGGAACGGGTGGCGCTGGTCTACTCCGTGCCCGAGCTGCGCGGCGCGGTGACCCGCGAATTCGAACGAAATATCGCCCTCATGTCCGGCATTGTCGCGCGCCGATTGGGGCGCGACGAAGAGGATTTCGAGGTGCGGGCACTGGTTGGCGCGCTCACCGGAGCCATGTTCGCGCTCATCGGACGCGAGCCGTTCAGCCAGCAGCAGATCGTACGGGTCATCGATTTCCTGGAATCCGGTATGCGGATCTAG